The DNA window CTCCCGAGCCCGACAGCGCCGTCCGTTTCGAGTCTACTTGGGACAGTCCCATGACCACCGCCCGCACGAGGTGGCCCGCCGTCTCGTGCGAGGTGCCCGCGTGCCGCGCCACCTCGCCGACGATGACGGTTTCGCCGGTGCCGCCGTGGCGCGCGAGCGCGTGCAGCACCGCGTCGATGGCGTCCTTCGCGTGCTCGATGCGATCCGCCTCGCCCGGCCGTGGTCGTTCGACCGTGCCGACGTACTCCCCGTTCCCGATCATGCTGCCCTCAATTCGCCCCAAACCGACGCACCCCCGCATGTATCAGTTACCCCGTCCGGTCGTGGTCTACACCTGATCGGGCGGAAAATTTCACCGGGATCGTTGGCATAGTGGTCACTATGTGAGTAGCGTTGGCTATGTGACCTCTGACGCACCGAAGCGGCTCTCCCGTGGCGAAGCCAAAGCCCGCACGCGGGAGCTGCTGCTCGAAGCGGCAGCGAGCACGTTCGCGCGGAAGGGGTTCCACGGCGCGTCGGTGGAGGCGATCGCGGAAGCGGCGGGGTTCTCGATCGGCGCGCTGTACGCCAACTTCTCCGGCAAGGAGCAGCTGTTCCTGGAACTGCTGTCGAGCAGGGCGAGCAGGCACGTGCTGGCCGCCGAAGAGATCCTGCACGGCGACGCCACGGTGGGCGATCCGGGGGACGCGCTCGGCCGGTTCCTGGTCGACCTCGCCGACAAGGACACCGATTTTTCGCTCCTGCAGGCGGAGTTCTGGCTCTACGCGGCCAGGAACCCCGCCGTGCTGGACACCTTCGCCGAGCGGATGCGGGAGCCCCGCGACCTGCTGGCCCGCCTCGTGGAGGAGGGCAGGCACGAGCGGGAAGCGCCGCCGGGCGCGGCGTCGCCACCGTCATCGGCGGTGGCCACCGTGGTGCTGGCGCTGTTCCAGGGGCTGGTCCGCCAGCGGCGCATCGACCAAGACAGCGTGCCACCCGAGTTGTTCGGCCAGGCGCTGCGCTGGCTGTTCGCCGGGCTCGACGAAGAAACCCACCAGCGGAGGGAACGGTCATGACCGAAACCGCGGCTCCCGGCCTGCAGGCACTGTTCGATCCCGCGCACCGGGCCGACCCGTATCCGGCGTACCGGCACTGGCGAGAGGACGCGCCCGTCGCCAACCCGATGCCGGGGCTGGTCGTCGTCACCCGGCACGCCGACTGCGCCGCGGTGCTGCGCGATTCCCGGTTCGGCCACGCGGAGCCGGACGAGCCGAACCCGCTGCGGCCCACCCCGCCGACGGATCCCGAAACCGCGCTGGTGGACGAAAACGGCAACCCGGTGCGGTCGTTCCTCGGCCTGAACCCGCCCGATCACACCCGGCTGCGCAAGCTCGTGTCCCGTGCCTTCACCCGGCCGATGGTGGCCAGGCTGGCGCCGAGGATCGAGCAGCTCACGGCCGAGCTGCTCGACGGTTTCGGCACGGGCACGGTGGATCTGATCGACTCGCTCGCCTACCCGCTCCCGGTCGCGGTGATCAGCGAGCTGCTGGACATCCCGCACGCCGACCGCGACCAGTTCGTCGCCTGGTCGCATTCGCTGGCACGCGGGCTCGACCCGGATTTCGCGCTGCCGCCGGGAACGCGGGAGAAACTGGTCCGCACCCGCGGCGAGTTCGCCGAGTACATCCGGGGGCTCGCCGCGGTCCGGCGCGCCGATCCGGGGGAGGACCTGCTGTCCGCGCTCGTCGAGGTGCACGACAGCGGGGACGGGCTCACCGAGAACGAACTGCTTGCCACCTGCATCCTGCTGCTGATCGCTGGCCACGAGACCACGGTCAACCTGATCGGGAACGGCACGCTCGCACTGCTGCGCGCGCCCGATCAGCTGGCCGCGCTCCGCGCCGAACCCGAGCTGGTCGACCAGGCCGTGGAAGAACTGCTGCGCTACGACTCGCCGGTCCAGCTCACCATGCGCGCGGCGTTGGAGGACGCGGAGATCGGCGGTTTCGCGATGCCGCGCGGATCCGTGGCGATCCTCGTCATCGGCTCCGCCAACCGGGACCCGGAGGCGTTCACCGATCCCGATCGGCTCGACGTGCGGCGCGAGCCGACGAGGCACCTCGCTTTCGGGCAGGGCATCCACTTCTGCCTCGGCGCGCCGCTGGCCAGGCTCGAAGCGCGCATCGCGTTCCAGGCACTGCTCGCGCGCTTCCCCGATCTCCGGCTCGCCGCGGAACCTTCGTGGAAGGACAACCTCATCCTGCGCGGGCTCGCCACCCTGCCCGTGCACACCGGCTGACTGTCTATATAGGACTAGTCTGGCAGTGTTCCGGCCGCGGTGAGCCGCAGGGCGAGCGCTCGGGCGTCCTCGACGAGCGCACTGCTGTCGGCGAGCGAGCGGCCGTGCCGGACGACGGGGCGGCCACCGATCAGGACGGTGTCGATGTCGGCGCGGTCCATCTGGAGCACGACGGTGCTGTAGGGATCGTGCACGGGCGCGGTCCCCGGCCGGTCGGCGCGCAGCAGGACGAGGTCCGCTTCCTTGCCGGGGGTCAGCGACCCCGTCCGGTCTCCGAGGCCGAGCGCGGTGGCGCCGTCGAGCGTGGCGTGGCGCAGCACCTCCTTGACGGTCAACGGGTTCGGCGTGGGAGCGTCGCCTGTGGACAGTTCGTGGTAGCGGCCCGCCTGGTAGGCAGCACGCATCTGGGTGAACATGTCGGCGGCCGCGGTGACTTCGACGTCGGTGCTGAGGCTCACCGGCAGCTTCGCGCCGCTGGCCTGCCCGAACGGCGGATACCCGTGCCCCATCATCATTTCGATCGCGGCGGCGATGGACAAGGTGCCCCCGCTGCCCGCGATGAGCGCCAGCTCGCCGTCGGCCAGGCCGGTGCCGTGGATGAACGTGGTGCCGGGCAGCAGCACGCCGAGCTCCCGCAACCGCGTCACCGGGCGTTCGGCGGAGAACTGGACGGTGTGGCGCGCGGTGCGGAGGCCGAGATCCCTGGCGAGATCGGCATTGTGGCGTTCGGCCGCCTCGTCGCCGGGCTCGGTCAGCAGCGCCATCGTGACGAGGGCTTCGTCGTCGGGCAGCAGCTCGGTGCGGACGCGACGGGCGTCCGGCGACAGCGCGCTGCCGTGCGCATCGTGGCGCGGCAGGCTGTTGCCGTAGGCGAAGACCGCGCGCGAGCCCGAGTCCCGCAACGCCTGGACGAGGGCGTCGGAGTGCGCCGGGGTGTCCTGGATGTTGGAGATGTCCTGAACCGTGGTGATCCCGGCGTCGAGCGCGGCACGGGCGCTGAGGAGGTTTCCGAGGTAGAGG is part of the Amycolatopsis sp. CA-230715 genome and encodes:
- a CDS encoding TetR/AcrR family transcriptional regulator; the protein is MTSDAPKRLSRGEAKARTRELLLEAAASTFARKGFHGASVEAIAEAAGFSIGALYANFSGKEQLFLELLSSRASRHVLAAEEILHGDATVGDPGDALGRFLVDLADKDTDFSLLQAEFWLYAARNPAVLDTFAERMREPRDLLARLVEEGRHEREAPPGAASPPSSAVATVVLALFQGLVRQRRIDQDSVPPELFGQALRWLFAGLDEETHQRRERS
- a CDS encoding cytochrome P450; its protein translation is MTETAAPGLQALFDPAHRADPYPAYRHWREDAPVANPMPGLVVVTRHADCAAVLRDSRFGHAEPDEPNPLRPTPPTDPETALVDENGNPVRSFLGLNPPDHTRLRKLVSRAFTRPMVARLAPRIEQLTAELLDGFGTGTVDLIDSLAYPLPVAVISELLDIPHADRDQFVAWSHSLARGLDPDFALPPGTREKLVRTRGEFAEYIRGLAAVRRADPGEDLLSALVEVHDSGDGLTENELLATCILLLIAGHETTVNLIGNGTLALLRAPDQLAALRAEPELVDQAVEELLRYDSPVQLTMRAALEDAEIGGFAMPRGSVAILVIGSANRDPEAFTDPDRLDVRREPTRHLAFGQGIHFCLGAPLARLEARIAFQALLARFPDLRLAAEPSWKDNLILRGLATLPVHTG
- a CDS encoding amidohydrolase family protein; translated protein: MSSPKILIRNARILTMDPAIGDLHPGDLLVADGRIAAVAPRLENAERVEEIDATGCIAIPGFVDTHRHMWQAVLRGCAPHHTLRDYFDTILREIGPALTPEDLYLGNLLSARAALDAGITTVQDISNIQDTPAHSDALVQALRDSGSRAVFAYGNSLPRHDAHGSALSPDARRVRTELLPDDEALVTMALLTEPGDEAAERHNADLARDLGLRTARHTVQFSAERPVTRLRELGVLLPGTTFIHGTGLADGELALIAGSGGTLSIAAAIEMMMGHGYPPFGQASGAKLPVSLSTDVEVTAAADMFTQMRAAYQAGRYHELSTGDAPTPNPLTVKEVLRHATLDGATALGLGDRTGSLTPGKEADLVLLRADRPGTAPVHDPYSTVVLQMDRADIDTVLIGGRPVVRHGRSLADSSALVEDARALALRLTAAGTLPD